One Hippocampus zosterae strain Florida chromosome 4, ASM2543408v3, whole genome shotgun sequence genomic window carries:
- the wdr59 gene encoding GATOR complex protein WDR59 isoform X4 produces the protein MAARWSSENVVLEFRDAQATTMSVDCLGSHAVLSGRRFLYVANLEAPSELARKMSRQSKWDVGTVQWNPHRSQAHIFAASSNQRVDLYSWKDGGGSVHTSLQGHTRVISDLDWSSFEAEFLVSSSVDTYMYIWDIRDARKPAVALSAVAGASQVKWNRRNGNVLASSHDGDVRIWDRRKPNAACEYVAAHLSKIHGLDWHPEHEFLLATSSQDNSVRFWDYRQPRKYLNILSCQVPVWKARYTPFSNGLVTVMVPQLRRDNSLLLWSTLDLNSPVHAFVGHDDVVLEFQWRPRKEGCKDFQLVTWSRDQTLRIWRLDPQLQKLCVSDPADQPTDGASAIAETDKSPAAADSEGRRARVAVGPHPHDRDGISRAGGGQDSAAASSGLAQTLQQEFSLVNLQIRNVNVEMDALNCSCVVSAHFGTHRVRLLMKFPGQYPNNSAPTFQFISPTSISAAMKTKIHKILTDVSLQKVKRNQNCLEPCVRKLVSCLESDAEDGPSSGPFVLSNPVAPTLQAFPRVVNTYGSYQDANIPFPRTSGARFCGTGCLVYFTRPVSMHRVAPPTEPTPRSLSALSAYHSGVLTPMKIRSESQNALRLYSGSPTRADKDTVSISSFYYKERKSRRFKSKRDVGDGRSVKLAGKVIVQEISCLLPVHKVLGENYILNARDTKDTCQKNAAAALAAGRRDVAKVWALASAASGRGLSPDPDPDGEAPWATHPFGRNLLETLVEHYSRMSDVQTLAMLCSVFTESGPERPHAAPQAHPPRHPGPSEPAATFACRDALPEQAGANGESPEDARHANRGHADLRERERHDMNKRLLDPTGTPRFDDFKKCYAEILYRWDLRDKRADVLKFASRPAEPQQGVELRVLCCHCGSPSHGTQCAACRRLSFRCVVCHVSVRGSSHFCLSCGHGGHTAHMMDWFRRQEQCPAGCGCRCLRRSNF, from the exons ATGGCGGCCCGCTGGAGCAGCGAGAATGTGGTGCTGGAGTTTCGAGACGCGCAG GCGACCACCATGTCCGTGGACTGCCTGGGCTCGCACGCCGTCCTTTCTGG CCGGCGTTTCCTGTACGTGGCCAACCTGGAGGCGCCGTCGGAGCTGGCCCGGAAGATGTCCCGCCAGAGCAAGTGGGACGTGGGCACCGTCCAGTGGAACCCTCACCGCTCTCAGGCGCACATCTTTGCCGCCTCG AGCAACCAGCGCGTTGATTTGTACTCGTGGAAGGACGGCGGAGGAAGCGTCCACACGTCGCTGCAAGGACACACGCGAGTCATCAG CGACCTTGACTGGTCGAGCTTTGAAGCCGAGTTCCTGGTCAGCAGCTCGGTGGACACGTACATGTACATCTGGGACATCAG AGACGCGCGCAAACCCGCCGTGGCGCTGTCCGCCGTCG CCGGCGCGTCGCAGGTCAAGTGGAACCGCAGGAACGGCAACGTGCTGGCGTCCAGTCACGACGGCGACGTGCGCATCTGGGACAGACGG AAACCCAACGCGGCCTGCGAATACGTGGCGGCGCACCTGTCCAAGATCCACGGGCTGGACTGGCACCCGGAGCACGAGTTCCTCCTGGCCACCAGCAGCCAGGACAACTCCGTCAGG TTTTGGGACTACCGGCAGCCCAGGAAGTACCTGAACATCCTGTCCTGTCAGGTTCCCGTGTGGAAGGCCCGATACACG CCCTTCTCCAACGGGCTGGTGACGGTGATGGTTCCGCAGCTGCGGCGCGACAACAGTCTCCTCCTGTGGTCCACGCTGGACCTGAACAGCCCGGTGCACGCCTTCGTGGGACACGACGACGTGGTGCTGGAGTTCCAGTGGAGGCCGCGCAAGGAAG GTTGCAAAGACTTCCAGCTGGTGACCTGGTCCAGAGATCAGACGCTGAGGATCTGGAGGCTGGACCCGCAGCTCCAGAAG CTGTGCGTCAGCGACCCGGCCGACCAGCCGACGGACGGCGCGTCCGCCATCGCAGAGACGGACAAgtcgcccgccgccgccgattcGGAGGGACGACGCGCCAGAGTCGCCGTCGGGCCTCATCCGCACG ATCGCGACGGCATCTCCCGCGCGGGCGGCGGGCAGGACTCGGCGGCGGCGTCTTCCGGACTGGCTCAGACGCTCCAGCAGGAATTCTCTCTGGTCAACCTGCAGATCCGCAACGTCAACGTGGAG ATGGACGCTCTCAACTGCAGCTGCGTGGTGTCGGCTCACTTCGGGACTCATCGGGTCCGCCTGCTCATGAAGTTCCCGGGACAGTACCCCAACAACAGCGCCCCCACCTTCCAGTTCATCTCCCCGACCAGCATCTCCGCCGCCATGAAGACCAAGATCCACAAA ATCCTGACCGACGTGTCCCTCCAGAAGGTGAAGAGGAACCAGAACTGCCTGGAACCTTGCGTCCGGAAGCTGGTGTCCTGTCTGGAGTCAGACGCG GAAGACGGCCCGTCCTCGGGACCTTTTGTGCTGTCCAATCCCGTGGCTCCGACGCTGCAGGCCTTCCCGCGGGTGGTCAACACCTACGGCTCCTACCAG GACGCCAACATTCCCTTCCCGCGCACGTCGGGGGCCCGCTTCTGCGGCACCGGCTGCCTGGTTTACTTCACCCGGCCCGTCAGCATGCACCGCGTGGCCCCGCCCACCGAGCCCACGCCCAG GTCGCTGTCGGCTCTGTCGGCCTACCACAGCGGCGTGCTGACGCCCATGAAGATTCGCTCCGAGTCTCAGAACGCGCTGCGACTTTACAGCGGCAGCCCCACCCGGGCCGACAAAGACACCGTGTCCATCTCCTCCTTCTACTACAAGGAACGG AAATCGCGGCGCTTCAAGAGCAAGAGGGACGTCGGCGACGGGCGCTCCGTCAAGTTGGCGGGGAAGGTCATCGTCCAGGAAATCTCCTGCCTGCTTCCCGTCCACAAAGTTCTGGGAGAGAATTACAT CCTGAACGCGCGCGACACCAAGGACACGTGTCAGAagaacgccgccgccgcgctggccGCCGGCCGCCGAGACGTGGCCAAG GTCTGGGCCCTGGCCTCGGCGGCCAGCGGGCGGGGCCTGAGTCCCGACCCGGACCCGGACGGCGAGGCGCCGTGGGCCACTCATCCGTTTGGACGCAACCTGCTGGAGACGCT CGTGGAGCACTACAGTCGCATGAGCGACGTGCAGACGCTCGCCATGCTGTGCAGCGTCTTCACCGAGTCGGGCCCCGAGCGCCCGCACGCCGCGCCGCAGGCCCACCCGCCGCGCCAC CCCGGCCCGAGCGAGCCCGCGGCGACCTTTGCGTGCCGGGACGCCCTCCCGGAACAGGCCGGCGCCAACGGCGAGTCCCCCGAAGACGCCCGCCACGCCAACCGGGGACACGCCGACCTGCGGGAGCGCGAGCGGCACGACATGAACAAAAG ACTTTTGGACCCGACCGGCACGCCGCGGTTCGACGACTTCAAGAAATGCTACGCGGAAATCCTGTACCGCTGGGACCTCCGAGACAAGCGGGCCGACGTGCTCAAGTTCGCTTCCCGCCCGGCCGAGCCGCAGCAAGGCGTGG AGTTGCGCGTGTTGTGCTGCCACTGCGGGAGTCCCAGCCACGGCACTCAGTGCGCGGCGTGCAGGCGTCTCAGCTTCCGCTGCGTGGTGTGTCACGTGTCGGTGCGAGGCTCCTCCCACTTTTGCCTCAGCTGCGGCCACGGCGGCCACACGGCTCACATGATGGACTGGTTCCGGCGGCAGGAGCAGTGCCCGGCCGGCTGCGGGTGCCGCTGTCTGCGGCGGAGCAACTTCTGA
- the wdr59 gene encoding GATOR complex protein WDR59 isoform X3, translating into MAARWSSENVVLEFRDAQATTMSVDCLGSHAVLSGRRFLYVANLEAPSELARKMSRQSKWDVGTVQWNPHRSQAHIFAASSNQRVDLYSWKDGGGSVHTSLQGHTRVISDLDWSSFEAEFLVSSSVDTYMYIWDIRDARKPAVALSAVAGASQVKWNRRNGNVLASSHDGDVRIWDRRKPNAACEYVAAHLSKIHGLDWHPEHEFLLATSSQDNSVRFWDYRQPRKYLNILSCQVPVWKARYTPFSNGLVTVMVPQLRRDNSLLLWSTLDLNSPVHAFVGHDDVVLEFQWRPRKEGQGCKDFQLVTWSRDQTLRIWRLDPQLQKLCVSDPADQPTDGASAIAETDKSPAAADSEGRRARVAVGPHPHDRDGISRAGGGQDSAAASSGLAQTLQQEFSLVNLQIRNVNVEMDALNCSCVVSAHFGTHRVRLLMKFPGQYPNNSAPTFQFISPTSISAAMKTKIHKILTDVSLQKVKRNQNCLEPCVRKLVSCLESDAEDGPSSGPFVLSNPVAPTLQAFPRVVNTYGSYQDANIPFPRTSGARFCGTGCLVYFTRPVSMHRVAPPTEPTPRSLSALSAYHSGVLTPMKIRSESQNALRLYSGSPTRADKDTVSISSFYYKERKSRRFKSKRDVGDGRSVKLAGKVIVQEISCLLPVHKVLGENYILNARDTKDTCQKNAAAALAAGRRDVAKVWALASAASGRGLSPDPDPDGEAPWATHPFGRNLLETLVEHYSRMSDVQTLAMLCSVFTESGPERPHAAPQAHPPRHPGPSEPAATFACRDALPEQAGANGESPEDARHANRGHADLRERERHDMNKRLLDPTGTPRFDDFKKCYAEILYRWDLRDKRADVLKFASRPAEPQQGVELRVLCCHCGSPSHGTQCAACRRLSFRCVVCHVSVRGSSHFCLSCGHGGHTAHMMDWFRRQEQCPAGCGCRCLRRSNF; encoded by the exons ATGGCGGCCCGCTGGAGCAGCGAGAATGTGGTGCTGGAGTTTCGAGACGCGCAG GCGACCACCATGTCCGTGGACTGCCTGGGCTCGCACGCCGTCCTTTCTGG CCGGCGTTTCCTGTACGTGGCCAACCTGGAGGCGCCGTCGGAGCTGGCCCGGAAGATGTCCCGCCAGAGCAAGTGGGACGTGGGCACCGTCCAGTGGAACCCTCACCGCTCTCAGGCGCACATCTTTGCCGCCTCG AGCAACCAGCGCGTTGATTTGTACTCGTGGAAGGACGGCGGAGGAAGCGTCCACACGTCGCTGCAAGGACACACGCGAGTCATCAG CGACCTTGACTGGTCGAGCTTTGAAGCCGAGTTCCTGGTCAGCAGCTCGGTGGACACGTACATGTACATCTGGGACATCAG AGACGCGCGCAAACCCGCCGTGGCGCTGTCCGCCGTCG CCGGCGCGTCGCAGGTCAAGTGGAACCGCAGGAACGGCAACGTGCTGGCGTCCAGTCACGACGGCGACGTGCGCATCTGGGACAGACGG AAACCCAACGCGGCCTGCGAATACGTGGCGGCGCACCTGTCCAAGATCCACGGGCTGGACTGGCACCCGGAGCACGAGTTCCTCCTGGCCACCAGCAGCCAGGACAACTCCGTCAGG TTTTGGGACTACCGGCAGCCCAGGAAGTACCTGAACATCCTGTCCTGTCAGGTTCCCGTGTGGAAGGCCCGATACACG CCCTTCTCCAACGGGCTGGTGACGGTGATGGTTCCGCAGCTGCGGCGCGACAACAGTCTCCTCCTGTGGTCCACGCTGGACCTGAACAGCCCGGTGCACGCCTTCGTGGGACACGACGACGTGGTGCTGGAGTTCCAGTGGAGGCCGCGCAAGGAAGGTCAGG GTTGCAAAGACTTCCAGCTGGTGACCTGGTCCAGAGATCAGACGCTGAGGATCTGGAGGCTGGACCCGCAGCTCCAGAAG CTGTGCGTCAGCGACCCGGCCGACCAGCCGACGGACGGCGCGTCCGCCATCGCAGAGACGGACAAgtcgcccgccgccgccgattcGGAGGGACGACGCGCCAGAGTCGCCGTCGGGCCTCATCCGCACG ATCGCGACGGCATCTCCCGCGCGGGCGGCGGGCAGGACTCGGCGGCGGCGTCTTCCGGACTGGCTCAGACGCTCCAGCAGGAATTCTCTCTGGTCAACCTGCAGATCCGCAACGTCAACGTGGAG ATGGACGCTCTCAACTGCAGCTGCGTGGTGTCGGCTCACTTCGGGACTCATCGGGTCCGCCTGCTCATGAAGTTCCCGGGACAGTACCCCAACAACAGCGCCCCCACCTTCCAGTTCATCTCCCCGACCAGCATCTCCGCCGCCATGAAGACCAAGATCCACAAA ATCCTGACCGACGTGTCCCTCCAGAAGGTGAAGAGGAACCAGAACTGCCTGGAACCTTGCGTCCGGAAGCTGGTGTCCTGTCTGGAGTCAGACGCG GAAGACGGCCCGTCCTCGGGACCTTTTGTGCTGTCCAATCCCGTGGCTCCGACGCTGCAGGCCTTCCCGCGGGTGGTCAACACCTACGGCTCCTACCAG GACGCCAACATTCCCTTCCCGCGCACGTCGGGGGCCCGCTTCTGCGGCACCGGCTGCCTGGTTTACTTCACCCGGCCCGTCAGCATGCACCGCGTGGCCCCGCCCACCGAGCCCACGCCCAG GTCGCTGTCGGCTCTGTCGGCCTACCACAGCGGCGTGCTGACGCCCATGAAGATTCGCTCCGAGTCTCAGAACGCGCTGCGACTTTACAGCGGCAGCCCCACCCGGGCCGACAAAGACACCGTGTCCATCTCCTCCTTCTACTACAAGGAACGG AAATCGCGGCGCTTCAAGAGCAAGAGGGACGTCGGCGACGGGCGCTCCGTCAAGTTGGCGGGGAAGGTCATCGTCCAGGAAATCTCCTGCCTGCTTCCCGTCCACAAAGTTCTGGGAGAGAATTACAT CCTGAACGCGCGCGACACCAAGGACACGTGTCAGAagaacgccgccgccgcgctggccGCCGGCCGCCGAGACGTGGCCAAG GTCTGGGCCCTGGCCTCGGCGGCCAGCGGGCGGGGCCTGAGTCCCGACCCGGACCCGGACGGCGAGGCGCCGTGGGCCACTCATCCGTTTGGACGCAACCTGCTGGAGACGCT CGTGGAGCACTACAGTCGCATGAGCGACGTGCAGACGCTCGCCATGCTGTGCAGCGTCTTCACCGAGTCGGGCCCCGAGCGCCCGCACGCCGCGCCGCAGGCCCACCCGCCGCGCCAC CCCGGCCCGAGCGAGCCCGCGGCGACCTTTGCGTGCCGGGACGCCCTCCCGGAACAGGCCGGCGCCAACGGCGAGTCCCCCGAAGACGCCCGCCACGCCAACCGGGGACACGCCGACCTGCGGGAGCGCGAGCGGCACGACATGAACAAAAG ACTTTTGGACCCGACCGGCACGCCGCGGTTCGACGACTTCAAGAAATGCTACGCGGAAATCCTGTACCGCTGGGACCTCCGAGACAAGCGGGCCGACGTGCTCAAGTTCGCTTCCCGCCCGGCCGAGCCGCAGCAAGGCGTGG AGTTGCGCGTGTTGTGCTGCCACTGCGGGAGTCCCAGCCACGGCACTCAGTGCGCGGCGTGCAGGCGTCTCAGCTTCCGCTGCGTGGTGTGTCACGTGTCGGTGCGAGGCTCCTCCCACTTTTGCCTCAGCTGCGGCCACGGCGGCCACACGGCTCACATGATGGACTGGTTCCGGCGGCAGGAGCAGTGCCCGGCCGGCTGCGGGTGCCGCTGTCTGCGGCGGAGCAACTTCTGA
- the wdr59 gene encoding GATOR complex protein WDR59 isoform X2, whose product MAARWSSENVVLEFRDAQATTMSVDCLGSHAVLSGRRFLYVANLEAPSELARKMSRQSKWDVGTVQWNPHRSQAHIFAASVRWRRTPNAAPSPTWLSTPPPPHPPPPVCVCVCRFQSNQRVDLYSWKDGGGSVHTSLQGHTRVISDLDWSSFEAEFLVSSSVDTYMYIWDIRDARKPAVALSAVAGASQVKWNRRNGNVLASSHDGDVRIWDRRKPNAACEYVAAHLSKIHGLDWHPEHEFLLATSSQDNSVRFWDYRQPRKYLNILSCQVPVWKARYTPFSNGLVTVMVPQLRRDNSLLLWSTLDLNSPVHAFVGHDDVVLEFQWRPRKEGCKDFQLVTWSRDQTLRIWRLDPQLQKLCVSDPADQPTDGASAIAETDKSPAAADSEGRRARVAVGPHPHDRDGISRAGGGQDSAAASSGLAQTLQQEFSLVNLQIRNVNVEMDALNCSCVVSAHFGTHRVRLLMKFPGQYPNNSAPTFQFISPTSISAAMKTKIHKILTDVSLQKVKRNQNCLEPCVRKLVSCLESDAEDGPSSGPFVLSNPVAPTLQAFPRVVNTYGSYQDANIPFPRTSGARFCGTGCLVYFTRPVSMHRVAPPTEPTPRSLSALSAYHSGVLTPMKIRSESQNALRLYSGSPTRADKDTVSISSFYYKERKSRRFKSKRDVGDGRSVKLAGKVIVQEISCLLPVHKVLGENYILNARDTKDTCQKNAAAALAAGRRDVAKVWALASAASGRGLSPDPDPDGEAPWATHPFGRNLLETLVEHYSRMSDVQTLAMLCSVFTESGPERPHAAPQAHPPRHPGPSEPAATFACRDALPEQAGANGESPEDARHANRGHADLRERERHDMNKRLLDPTGTPRFDDFKKCYAEILYRWDLRDKRADVLKFASRPAEPQQGVELRVLCCHCGSPSHGTQCAACRRLSFRCVVCHVSVRGSSHFCLSCGHGGHTAHMMDWFRRQEQCPAGCGCRCLRRSNF is encoded by the exons ATGGCGGCCCGCTGGAGCAGCGAGAATGTGGTGCTGGAGTTTCGAGACGCGCAG GCGACCACCATGTCCGTGGACTGCCTGGGCTCGCACGCCGTCCTTTCTGG CCGGCGTTTCCTGTACGTGGCCAACCTGGAGGCGCCGTCGGAGCTGGCCCGGAAGATGTCCCGCCAGAGCAAGTGGGACGTGGGCACCGTCCAGTGGAACCCTCACCGCTCTCAGGCGCACATCTTTGCCGCCTCGGTGCGTTGGCGCCGAACGCCCAACGCCGCCCCGAGCCCGACGTggctttcaacccccccccccccccacccccccccccccgtgtgtgtgtgtgtatgccgtTTCCAGAGCAACCAGCGCGTTGATTTGTACTCGTGGAAGGACGGCGGAGGAAGCGTCCACACGTCGCTGCAAGGACACACGCGAGTCATCAG CGACCTTGACTGGTCGAGCTTTGAAGCCGAGTTCCTGGTCAGCAGCTCGGTGGACACGTACATGTACATCTGGGACATCAG AGACGCGCGCAAACCCGCCGTGGCGCTGTCCGCCGTCG CCGGCGCGTCGCAGGTCAAGTGGAACCGCAGGAACGGCAACGTGCTGGCGTCCAGTCACGACGGCGACGTGCGCATCTGGGACAGACGG AAACCCAACGCGGCCTGCGAATACGTGGCGGCGCACCTGTCCAAGATCCACGGGCTGGACTGGCACCCGGAGCACGAGTTCCTCCTGGCCACCAGCAGCCAGGACAACTCCGTCAGG TTTTGGGACTACCGGCAGCCCAGGAAGTACCTGAACATCCTGTCCTGTCAGGTTCCCGTGTGGAAGGCCCGATACACG CCCTTCTCCAACGGGCTGGTGACGGTGATGGTTCCGCAGCTGCGGCGCGACAACAGTCTCCTCCTGTGGTCCACGCTGGACCTGAACAGCCCGGTGCACGCCTTCGTGGGACACGACGACGTGGTGCTGGAGTTCCAGTGGAGGCCGCGCAAGGAAG GTTGCAAAGACTTCCAGCTGGTGACCTGGTCCAGAGATCAGACGCTGAGGATCTGGAGGCTGGACCCGCAGCTCCAGAAG CTGTGCGTCAGCGACCCGGCCGACCAGCCGACGGACGGCGCGTCCGCCATCGCAGAGACGGACAAgtcgcccgccgccgccgattcGGAGGGACGACGCGCCAGAGTCGCCGTCGGGCCTCATCCGCACG ATCGCGACGGCATCTCCCGCGCGGGCGGCGGGCAGGACTCGGCGGCGGCGTCTTCCGGACTGGCTCAGACGCTCCAGCAGGAATTCTCTCTGGTCAACCTGCAGATCCGCAACGTCAACGTGGAG ATGGACGCTCTCAACTGCAGCTGCGTGGTGTCGGCTCACTTCGGGACTCATCGGGTCCGCCTGCTCATGAAGTTCCCGGGACAGTACCCCAACAACAGCGCCCCCACCTTCCAGTTCATCTCCCCGACCAGCATCTCCGCCGCCATGAAGACCAAGATCCACAAA ATCCTGACCGACGTGTCCCTCCAGAAGGTGAAGAGGAACCAGAACTGCCTGGAACCTTGCGTCCGGAAGCTGGTGTCCTGTCTGGAGTCAGACGCG GAAGACGGCCCGTCCTCGGGACCTTTTGTGCTGTCCAATCCCGTGGCTCCGACGCTGCAGGCCTTCCCGCGGGTGGTCAACACCTACGGCTCCTACCAG GACGCCAACATTCCCTTCCCGCGCACGTCGGGGGCCCGCTTCTGCGGCACCGGCTGCCTGGTTTACTTCACCCGGCCCGTCAGCATGCACCGCGTGGCCCCGCCCACCGAGCCCACGCCCAG GTCGCTGTCGGCTCTGTCGGCCTACCACAGCGGCGTGCTGACGCCCATGAAGATTCGCTCCGAGTCTCAGAACGCGCTGCGACTTTACAGCGGCAGCCCCACCCGGGCCGACAAAGACACCGTGTCCATCTCCTCCTTCTACTACAAGGAACGG AAATCGCGGCGCTTCAAGAGCAAGAGGGACGTCGGCGACGGGCGCTCCGTCAAGTTGGCGGGGAAGGTCATCGTCCAGGAAATCTCCTGCCTGCTTCCCGTCCACAAAGTTCTGGGAGAGAATTACAT CCTGAACGCGCGCGACACCAAGGACACGTGTCAGAagaacgccgccgccgcgctggccGCCGGCCGCCGAGACGTGGCCAAG GTCTGGGCCCTGGCCTCGGCGGCCAGCGGGCGGGGCCTGAGTCCCGACCCGGACCCGGACGGCGAGGCGCCGTGGGCCACTCATCCGTTTGGACGCAACCTGCTGGAGACGCT CGTGGAGCACTACAGTCGCATGAGCGACGTGCAGACGCTCGCCATGCTGTGCAGCGTCTTCACCGAGTCGGGCCCCGAGCGCCCGCACGCCGCGCCGCAGGCCCACCCGCCGCGCCAC CCCGGCCCGAGCGAGCCCGCGGCGACCTTTGCGTGCCGGGACGCCCTCCCGGAACAGGCCGGCGCCAACGGCGAGTCCCCCGAAGACGCCCGCCACGCCAACCGGGGACACGCCGACCTGCGGGAGCGCGAGCGGCACGACATGAACAAAAG ACTTTTGGACCCGACCGGCACGCCGCGGTTCGACGACTTCAAGAAATGCTACGCGGAAATCCTGTACCGCTGGGACCTCCGAGACAAGCGGGCCGACGTGCTCAAGTTCGCTTCCCGCCCGGCCGAGCCGCAGCAAGGCGTGG AGTTGCGCGTGTTGTGCTGCCACTGCGGGAGTCCCAGCCACGGCACTCAGTGCGCGGCGTGCAGGCGTCTCAGCTTCCGCTGCGTGGTGTGTCACGTGTCGGTGCGAGGCTCCTCCCACTTTTGCCTCAGCTGCGGCCACGGCGGCCACACGGCTCACATGATGGACTGGTTCCGGCGGCAGGAGCAGTGCCCGGCCGGCTGCGGGTGCCGCTGTCTGCGGCGGAGCAACTTCTGA